The genomic region AAGAATAAGGACACTCTTGACTGCTCTGCATATTCTAGGTTTGGCTAGGAATGTTATATCTATGACTAAGATGAATGACTCTAAAGCATAGTACTTTATTCAAGTTGGACGCATCAACATTCCCAGATGTCAGAATTTACCAAACTTGCAAGTATTGATATTTAATATTATTGAACATGTCTCCAACTAATTATATTTTTCACAGATTGAAAGAGAGCATGAGAGAGGAAATTGAccaatctttttaaaaaaatcttaTTGACATATTTTGGACGATTGGAAATGTTGAGATGGATTGGTATTTGAATAATTTTGTTTCAAACAGTTTTAGAAAGTGAATCTAATGATTTTTTTTCTTCATGTTGTAATGGTTTTTCAAAAATTTGTACGGAGAGTTAGTGAAATGCAGCAAAAGTACGAACATTATGTCTTGGAGTGTTTTAAAAAACATGAGCTTTTTCAAAAGGTCTTTAATATATTTGGTTTAGTTTATTCTTCTTAGTATTGCAGACTATGAAAAAAGAAAGTTATGATTTGATTATAAAATTCATTATTATAGGCTCTAAAAGAAGCATTTAATACCTTCTATAACAAAGGCCCTGCAACAAACTTGACTACAGAATAGCTCCTTGCATTTTCTGATAACTTACTAAAGAAGAGCAATATTGAGAAATTaagtgatgatgagattgatcttgcTCTTGAAAATGTAGGCTCACTATAATTTGTATATGCTCGCTTTGATGAACATCAATTTTGTGATCTATTTTTACCAAGAACTAATGACACAATTGTAAGTGGAGACGACTAATATTTCCCCACCTTCATAGTCATATTGTGCCAATAGTAACATTGGAACTCATTGTTATTAACTCATCACCTAAAATAGTTATTGAGTGCAATTTTGTGGAAAAGTGGTCAATGTTTGTTTTATTATGAACTCAATGATAATTCTCCTATCATTGCAATAAAACATATAGCAGAAGCCTTCGGTCTCgaaaacatttctatttcaaaatattcaaaattctgATATCAAACTACCTAGGGAACTCCGCATAATAATAAATGCTATATATAAGTTCCCTCATCAATATGCCACTTTTGGGTTGTCAAATGATAATTGAATATTATGTCAGTTTAACAAATCTCTTTTCAAGCATTGTGTCTTTTGATATCTATTACTGAATTGCAAATCACATTGTTCGTCCATTTACAACAACGTATGAATTTTGAAGACTAACAAATCTAGTTATCGGTTGTGCAACTATGGTGCAAACCTATTCAGAAACCATGTAATTATGAATGAGACTTTTCAGTGTTGTACATTTTTTTATCAAtgtaattttattaataaatattaaataattgttaaaaaaaatataactttatcaataaatataaaaaaattacaattGACACCACAATGATTAACATAGTGAATTGTGACTATCAATACCTTTAGCATTGCATGCTTGATTGCCTATCAGCTTTCCATTGCACGAAAAAACGCGTGCAACTGCTAGTTTATTAATTGGAAGATTAATGCTTTTGAGGAATGAAGCCACAAAGAAAGCCATCATCCCCAACATAAACACTCCTTCACTTTATTTAAATAAGTAATAGTAGCTATAACTATTAAAAGCGCGCGCTCTTAGGAAGTGATATCCCACAGAAACGCGTCGTCGTCAGGGTCCAAATCAGCAAGTTTAACAGGCTGGTTGTTAGCCAAAAATTTTATCGCCTTAATGCTGTCTCCACTTTGGATCATAAGTTGGAAGTGATCACCGGCCGTCTGTTTAGTCCACTGATATTTGCTTCCTTGTTTTGTTCTCACCTGTAGCATAAACAATCAATCAAAGTATATGATATCTCATACCCcacaatattaaaaatatatacttTGTAGTGGAGTGGAGTCTCACCCCATCCGTATTTTGTTGACGATCATCTGGGTACATGAAAGCTTTGGTCAGAACATTTTGATATGAGACCGAGTTCTTGTTTGGCCCTTCCGAACTAGCTTCATTCCATTTCTGTCATGCAACCACTAATGTCTAATTGTTTCTCTCCAAATTAAACAATAGACTAGTTCGGAAAATAGAACTAACCTGATCAAGTCCTTCAGTCTTCTCCAACACATAAACGATCCCATCTTTCTTTGTGAGATCTATGGCCATATTCTGTGCACCTTTTACACTTGAGATCGTGGCCATCGTTTTTATGTTGGATTTCTGCATCACCATGACCATCAAatgaaattaaacaatttccaattCATTTCAACAATACAATGAGAGAGATTATGAAAAAACATCAATATTCTACAAACCAAAtttccttccttccttccttccaAAGCGCAACTCGTGTCCGGATTGATGTAAGGAGGTGGAACCAGCGTTGCCTTTAAAGAGCGAGGAGAGGAGAGGAGACCGTGATGACGTCAACAGCCCTGCGTCAGCATTAATTGATTAAACTCATCTACTCTACAACTCAATTCTTTAATTTTCCATCTAACTCCAAGCCTAGCAGTAAGGCGTGAATAAATAGAAGGTTGATTGAATCATAGTTGGGCAATTAATGTTCTTCGGTGGGGAAGAATGGCGTGAATAAATAGAAGGTACATTGAATGATAGTTGGGCAATTAATGTTTTTCGGTGGGGAAGAATGGTTTTACGTCCGAGACCTGAACTCCATTACTCCGGAGAACGAGCACTAATTATTGCAAAATAGTTTTTATGTGTCTATTCAGAATGCTATGTGAGCATTCATAACCCAACTCCGTGATGACGTCAATCGCCCTGCGTCCGCATTAATTGATTAACTGGTTACTCAACTACTatacaattgaattttttgattttccaGCTAGCTAcctcaaaaacaaaaaaatgtaaGAGTATTGAAGTATAACTAGAAGTTGCATGTGGTTAAGAGTTTTTTTGAATAAAGTATATATTCATAATAAAAAAGGTCGGAGATATAAAATTATTCTGTAAGAGTCACACAATCAGAAATCAGAGTCaaaaaaacaaagctattcatcaaaaaactgcCTCAAACAATAAAGCAGAGACACCCGCATGGAAATTGCAGTAGATCGCAGTAGATCGGATCAACATGTATAGTTTGTAAGATACCCTGTCTTAGAGCTTTAAAATATTAGATACAATTGTGATGGTTTTCATGAGCGAGCAATAGAGCTGAAGGTCTTCATGATCAAAGATATGGCATGTTTCAACTGGAAGCTTCGTGTATGCCTAATTTAAAAAGGTACGAACTGCTGATGTGAGCAATTTAATAACTTTGTATTTACAGCAGCCAACATGAGCACAGAAGTCAGTGCCTTACATTTACTAACATTAATCAAGTTAATTACAGCAGACAGTTTCAACACAGATTTCATTGTACATTTCTTATGGGTGGGTATGTAGGGTTGTGATataagattgatttaattaattccattatAATATTATGCAAATGATTAGTGAGATAAGGTTATCATGGTTAGACACTACagtaaataaattaaagaaatcttgtCATTTACCTAATTTGCATAAGGTGATTTCAAATTAatagatttttaatttatttaatttgataattTCGTAGGAattatagatttaattaaataataaaagtatttgaGTAATATTCAAAGAATAAC from Cryptomeria japonica chromosome 3, Sugi_1.0, whole genome shotgun sequence harbors:
- the LOC131874499 gene encoding uncharacterized protein LOC131874499; its protein translation is MATISSVKGAQNMAIDLTKKDGIVYVLEKTEGLDQKWNEASSEGPNKNSVSYQNVLTKAFMYPDDRQQNTDGVRTKQGSKYQWTKQTAGDHFQLMIQSGDSIKAIKFLANNQPVKLADLDPDDDAFLWDITS